The Maridesulfovibrio bastinii DSM 16055 sequence GCCAGCATCTTATCGCCTATATTTTTGTTCTGGACCGGGATGACCATGTGTTGTCCCATACTTTCACCGTACCTTTTCCTCACGGGCTGGCCATCGCCAATCCTGTTTCCGCTGAATCGGATCAATCGGTGCGGATGATAGATTTTGGAAAACAGTCGGCGTACGACATAGGTGTTCCCGTAAAGGAGGGACTTTACCGGATAGGAACTGTGCATGTGGGGTTGAACAAGACCCATATTGATGAGCTGGTTGGTAAGTTGAGAGTAACCTTTCTGGGCTTTATTTCCATTGTGATTGTAATCCTTTTCATAGTCAGTCATCGCATGGCTGAATATATCACACGGCCCATAAGCAAGCTTACAAGCATATCTGATAAACTTTCCAAAGGTAATTTTGAGGTCAGCCTCGATCAGCTTGAAGAATTCGAAGGATGGAATGTTTCCGACTGTCCTGTTTACACGAACACGGATCTTCCCTGCTGGCATCTTGACCGGCCCGGAGATTATTATCTTTCAGACTGCAAGAATTTTCCTGATCATGACTGTTGCGATTGCAGCTTTTATGTGAAGCGTGACGGTGACGAGGTTGTTCAGCTTGGAGACAGCTTCCGCAATATGGTCTGGTCGATAAAACTTTATCGCAGAAGATTGCGGGAATCAGAGGAAAAGTATCGTTCCCTTTTTAACAGCGGGCCTGACCCGGTCCTTGTTGTGGATTGTGCTGAGTTTACAATTCTTGATGCCAACCCGAGAGCTAAGGAGCTTTACGGTTACAGTCGGGATGAATTTATAGGAATACCTTTTTTGAAGCTCGGCCCTGACAGTAATGCCGCCTGTATCAAAGCTTTTGAAGAATACGGGGAGTCTTCAGAATCAGTTTATTATCCTAAAATTCTGCACTACAAAAAAGGCGGAGATCCTTTTTATGTAAATATGCATGTCTGTCCCATCACATACCGGGGTACTCCGGCAATAATTATAGGCGTGACCGATATTACACAGATAATTGAAAAAGACGCCCAGCTGGTGCAGGCCGCGAAGATGAAATCGCTTGGAGAAATGTCCGCAGGTGTTGCCCATGAAGTAAACCAGCCTTTGAATGCTATAAAAATGGGTAGCGAGTATCTGTCTCTGATGGTTGAAATGGGTAGAGAAATACCTCCTGAACAGCTTGATAAGGTTGTCTCTGAAATAAGCAGGCAGGTTGATAGAGCTGCAGAAATTATTGATACATTAAGATCTTTCAGCAGAAAGTCCGGTATGCTGACTGAGGAGGTTGATATCAATACACCTGTCAAGAGTGTTCTTGCTCTTATTACAAGACAGTTTGAACTCCAGAATATTACTATAAATCTGGATCTGGATGACAATCTTCCTCCTGTAACAGCACAGGATAACCGCCTGCAACAGGTGTTTTTCAATATCTTAAACAATGCCCGAGATTCAATTCTCGAAAAGTCTGAAGATAAAAAATATGATGGTATTGTTGAAATTTCAACTTATGCAGACAGCAATTATGTTTATTCTTCATTCAAAGATAATGGTACCGGGATTTCTAAAGATGTTCTTGATAAAATATTTGAACCTTTTTTCAGTACCAAAGAAGTAGGACATGGCATGGGTTTGGGACTGGCTATAACTTATGGCATAGTAGAAGATTATAAAGGCAGAATTGATATTTCCAGCGAGTATGGAGAAGGAACAACTTTTATAGTTTCTTTTCCGCGTATAGTTGCTGAAGCTGACTGTATCAAAGAAAATTAAAAAGGTTACCTGCATGTCAAAAATTCTGGTTATTGATGACGAACGCGCGACTCTGGATATGTTCAGCATGCTCATGTCTGTTTATGGTCATGAGGTTCTTACCGCTGAAAATGGTGAACTTGGGGTGGAAATTTTCGATACGGAACGCCCGGAACTGGTGATGACCGATATAAAAATGCCGGGAATGGACGGCATTGAAGTCTTAAGACGTATTAAAGCACTGGACAGGGAAGCCGAGGTTATTGTCATCACTGGGCATGGCGATATGGATATTGCCATTAAAGCTCTGAACCTTGATGCCACAGACTTTTTAAATAAACCGGTTAAACGTGAGGCGGTTGAAAAGGCTCTGAAATTTTCTGAAGAACGGCTTGAGCTTGCCCGCAATAAGAAAAAAGAAATTGAGATTCAGGAAATAGTAGGGAGACCTGTTATTCGCATAAGAGGAAGCATTACTTCCCATTCTGAAAAGGCCTTACGGGAACATTTTTCAAAAATACTCGATATGAAAAGAAAGTTCGCTTTCTTGTTTTTTGAGCAGAATTCTTCCATCAATGGTGCCGGAATCACAGCCCTTAAATCTGTAATCGAAGAGGCCCGTGAAAGTGGTTGCAGAAGTATAGTTGTAGGTCTTTCTGATAATTTTAAAAATGTCTTTGATACAATGGGAATATCTAAAATGGTTCAATTCTTCGATTCCGAACAGCAGGCATTGGAGGAATGCTGTTGAGCCAGTTGAATTTTAAGCACTTTAAGATGCGTTCATTGGCGACATGATTTAATAAGAGCGGTATGTTTTTCTGTTGCGGCGCAACTGGTATTTTTTTACCGCATTATTGTGTTCTTTCAGAGACCTGCTGAAATAGTGTGACCCGTCACCTTTCGCGACAAAATAAAGGTAATTGTTTTTTTCAGGATTTATTGCCGCTTCAATGGAAGCAAGACCGGGAGAGCAGATCGGTCCCGGAGGAAGCCCTCTGTGGCGATATGTGTTGTAAGTATTGGTTTTATCCTGAAGCTGGCTTTTATGAAGATTACCGTCAAAATCTTCACCGAGACCGTAAATGATTGTGGGGTCTGACTGTAGCAGATAACCTTTGCGCAGCCGGTTGGCAAAAACTCCTGCTATTGTACGACGCTCGGAAATATCACCTGTTTCTTTCTCAACCAGTGAAGCCAGAATTAGAGTCTCATGAATTTTTTTTGGTGACGGCAATCCGTCAGGCCATGCTTTGTGAGCTGCCTTGAAGAACTCTCTGACCATGGTTTCGGCTATGATTGTGCCGGTTTCTTTTTGAGGTCTGGTGAGCATATATGTTTCAGGAAAAAGATAACCTTCGAGATTATCAGCAGGAATATTGTATTTTTTTATCAGCTCACGATTGTAAACAGCTTTTTTAAAATCAGAATATGTAGTCAGTCCTGCCTCTTCAGCTATTTTAGCTGTCTGCCACCAGTTGAGACCTTCCCGGACTGAAAGTTTATGCAATATGCCTGAAGTTGTGGTTATTTCTGTCAGCACTTCAGGTGCGGTCATATTTGTATAGAGGTTGAATTCTCCGGCACGGACATTGCCGCCTTTTTTTTCCGCCTGAGCATATCCTCTAAAGCGTTTAGAGTCTTTGATAAGACCGGCTTTGGCCAGATTTGCTGAAACCTGCCAGAGAGTCTGGCCCGGCTCTATTATGAAATTAATTTTACGCCCCTGAGATTCCGGCGGGATATTCAGAAAATCCCAGGTACGGTATAGAAACCAGCTGCCTACAACCATTGCCAAAAAACTTACAACGGCGATCGATGGAATAACAAACCTTAAGACTATGCCCCTTCGAGCCATGTTCTCAGAATTACTGTCGCCGCCTGGCTGTCCAGATTCTTTTTGGTTTTGCTGTTCCAACGTCCGGCCTCCTTAAGTTCTTCTTCTGCTGTTATTGAGCTGAATCTTTCGTCCACTAGATGTATGGGGATTTCTGTTCTTCTCTCAAGGGATTTTGCAAAGTTTCTGACCTGTCGTGTGGTCAGGGTGTCTTCGCCCTCAAGAGACAGTGGAAGGCCGAGAACAATGTTCTCGACCTTCTCACGCTCTATTATTTCGAGCAATTCTGTAAACAGTGCGTCACGGGTTGTCCTCTCGATTACTTTAAGAGGAAAGGCGAAAATGCCCTCGGTATCACTGATGGCAAGGCCGACCCGTTTTAGTCCGAAATCAATTCCAAGATTTTTCATAGGCCTACAGGAAAACTAATGAGTCCTGCCTGCGGGCTTTATCAACTATCTTCTTGAAATCTTTCTGCCACTTAGGTCCTCCGACCAATTCGGCAAGGAATTCAACCGTGTGCATTACTCTGTTTGATTTTTTAAGATTATCAATACTGCGCTTTATACCAACTTTGCAGGATGGGCAACCGACGAGCACAGGAACGTCTTTCCGCTTGCCTGTAAGGTCGTTTCTAAGCTGGCTGGTTTTGCGTTCACGCAGTTTGTTGTAGATAGACGGACTGGTTATTGCTCCAAGTCCTGATTCTCCACAGCAGCCCGGAGACAGGGTTACTTCTGTGCCGAGAAGTTCGGCAAGGGAGCTGCGGTATATTTCAGGAGCCTTGGCTTTTGGTGTATCAGTCCATTCGGTATGGCAGGAAGAATGATAGATTACTTCGCTGTCATCCATAAGAGCTTCAAGCGGCAGACTTCCGGCATGTTCAATAAGGTACTGCACAGCATCCTTGTGTTCCAGCGATCTGCCCAGCTCAGAACCGAAAGTATATGATTCCAGCGATTCACGGCATGTGCCGCATGCTGTAAGAATCGTATTTACTTCAAGCCCGGCCAGACTGGCTTTAGCCAGTTTGTACTGAATGTCGTTAATATTGCGGTGGCGGTTAGTGTTGTAGGCTTCAGCACAGCCGCTTGCCAGCAGTGGATAACCGCAGCAGAGGTGCTTGGATGGCATTACAACATTCACACCTGCTTTATGCAGCAGATAGAGCGTAGCCATACCTATGCTGCGTGAGAACAGGCTGGCTCCGCATCCGGGGAAGTAGAATACAGCTTGTGACGGAGTGGTTCCCGAAACAAACATTGATCCTGTTGCAAGGGACAGATCTTCGCTAAGGTTTTTAAGGTCCATCGCCGGAGTCTTACTCTGGAACAGCGGGGAATCAATCCTTCTGCGCCAGTGTCCGGGGATCAGACCGATGGCCTTGCTCTGGGCTGAAGCTGATATCGAAAGAAACTTGGCAACCTTAGGAAGCCTGCTTTCCGGGTCTTTAGCGACAAACTGCAGAGCCAGATTCTTAATCGGGTGTCCGCCTTTTCCTTTATACTCCAGAAAACTGCGAATCTGTAAGGCTGAGCCTGCTGAATCGATTTTAACAGGACATACAGCAGTACAGCGTCCGCATGCGGTGCAATGCTCCATCAGCTTGCGGAGTCTGGTCATCAGTTCCGGTGATGGTTCACCTTTTTGGACCTGAGAATAATATATAGCTTCTATCAAAGCTCCGAGTGCAATATTTTTGTTGCGCGGATGGTACATAAGTCCCTTCTGGGGGAAGTACATCGGGCAGACCTGCTTGCATTTTCCGCATCTGGTGCAGGTTTGAATATTGCGCAGAAGATCAATCAGATGCTCTTTATCTTTGATTGCAGTTTTATCCAGATCATTGATCAGTCTGTTGAATGAAAATGTGTAGGCCGGAGAAGGAACTTCCCTTCTGGTCAGTTTGCCGGGATTAAGTATGTTGAGAGGGTCAACCTTCTCTTTATACTGCCTGATGGCGGCAATCTTTTCATCTGAAAGATAATCGATCTTGGTTATGCCAATGCCGTGTTCACCGGTGATCTCGCCTTTAAGTTCAATTACTTTCTTAAAGACATGATCAACAGCATCATAAGCGCTGTTCAGCATTTCCGGATCATTGGAGTTAACCGGGATGTTGACGTGACAGTTACCGTCTCCGGCATGCATATGGTTGGCTATAACAATGCGCTGGGCCTGAAGCTTGTCATAGATCGCCTTGATCTTGGAATCGAGCTTGGGGAACTGGTCACGGAGTTCCTGAAAAAGATAGCGAATCTGGCTTTCCAGTTCCTGATCGCTCATATCGGAGCCGGTCAGCTTGCCTTTGAGTATCGAAGTTGTTCTTTCAAAAGCCAGCTCAACTTTAGGCTCATCAATCGGGAAATCGGAGATGTCTTTCAGTGAGAGCAGAGATTTCCGGTATATTTTAGCTAAAAAGATGAGGTTGAGGTCTTCAAGAAATGTTGAAAATTCAGGAACAACCTCAAGAGGAATAACAATATCCTCGTTTACTTTGAATCCTGATGTGCGCTTGGAAATTGCCGAGAGTTTATGGCGGTCTTCCCAGAATAATTCTGCTTCCTTGTCATCGCGGGCCGCAAAAATATCAACACCGTCATAAGGCTGGGCAATTGAAAGAATTGTATCAACCGCACTTTGCAGGGCGTCCTGATCATCAGAATCCAACTGAAGGATGAGCACGGATATGGGCTCGCCTTCATAAGTTGTGGATTTTGTAGTGTAGTTGATGGCCTGAACATATTTAGGACCAAATTCTTCCAGAGCGGAGATTTTAACGAGATCGCCTTCTTCTCTAATTTTATCTCTCAGACCTACAATGTCTTTAATGACGTTCATGGCATTAAGCATGGAGCGTCCGAAAAACTCAAGGCAGAGTACACGGGAATGTTCCGGTTGAGGGTAAAGGGCAAAGCATGCTTCGGTAATGATGCCGTCCACGCCTTCCTTCTGAACTCCGGGGAGTCCGCCGAGGAATTTATTGGTTACATCTTTTCCCAGACCGGGGCTGCGAATTTCGTCAGCAGAAAGTTCGAGGGTTTCTGTCAGTCCGCCTTTGCAGTCATAAACTTCAAAGACAGCTTTTTCGCCTTCAAAAACTTTGTGACCGGGATGGTCTTTTCTTCTGACTTCAATTAATTCTCCGCGGGGCATGACCATCTTGAAACTTTGAATATTATCAATGGTTGTACCGTATTCAAATGCGAACGGTCCGCCGGAGTTTTCCGAAATATTACCACCTATGGATGATCCGGCCTTGGATGCCGGGTCCACAGTGAATAAAAGTCCTTTTTTCGCGGTAGCTTTTATCGCATCAAGGGTGATGACTCCTGCCTGAGTGCAGAGGGTCAGCTCTTCTTTATTGATGCTCAGTATATTTTTAAATCTTGAGAGGGACAGTATAACAGTTCTGTCCATGGCCGGGATTGCTCCACCGGTAAGTCCGGTTCCTCCGCCACGAGGAATAATTCCGAACTGCATCTCATTGGCAAGGCGGACAATGGCTTGAATCTGATCGGTTTTTTCAGGGAAAAGTACGGCTATGGGCAGTTCTATGCGGAGGTCTGTTGCGTCTGTAGCACTCTGAACAAGTGTATCCGGATTTATTCCGATGCTTTTTTCAGGCAGAAATTCTCGCAGTTTTTCCACGAGTCTGTCCCGGAATTCTCGGTCCGCATCCTGCTTGAGCCAGAAATTTTCAATTGCTCTGGATAAAATCTGCGGATATTCACCGGAAAGAGTGGGGCGCGCCACCGTAAGATTACGCGAAACGCTTTTACGTACCAGTTCCTGATCTATAAAAGGGTTGTAACGGACAAGGAATAATTCAGCGGCGATGCTTGATGCAAGGCTGCGTACATATTCGGGCCATCCTTTAAAATCGTAGGGATCTATGCCCAGAACTCTGTTCATGAGCTCTTCGGCAGAAATTGAAATATGGGGACCTAATTGAGGCATGATGTCTTACCGTATAAGCTTTTTGCCGGGGACAAAGGAGTACTCCCCCGCGGATGAAAAAAAGGGAATATAGGTTCCACTTTTACGTTTTGCAAGAAACAATTTTGGCAATGGATGATTTTTTGGTGCAAATCCAAGTATGACAAAGATAGTTGTTATTAGAAAAATGTAAAGACTCTCTCTGCCTCTGGACTTGAAATGGAACTGAATATACAAGTTTGATCTGCCTGTTGGCAATATTTAATCATTCAAAGTGAGGTCTAATAAAATGATCGGAAGCGACTTTGCCGAACTCCAATTATTTATAACAGGTCCTATCCTTCTGCGTAAGGAGGTGCGCGAGGCCGGTCTTCTACCTGAATTCGGTCATCGTGACTCTGAAAATGTTAAAAGGTTCGGACCGATCATGGAAAATCTGCGCAAGCTCTCCGGGGCTCCCGAAGATTACGACATTATCATTTTTAACGGCTCCGGCACAAATGTGCTTGAGGCTTCTGTCCGTTCACTTGTTGCTAGTGACGATACCGTGCTCAATGTCTCTGTAGGGGCTTTCGGTGATCTTTATCATAAACTTGCCGTTACAAACGGTAAGAATGCGGTCCAGCTTAAGTTTGATTACGGCAGAGCAATTGATCTTGATAAACTTGAGCAGGCTTTAGAGGAGTACAGCCCGGATGTTGTAACCTTCACCCAGAATGAAACATCAACCGGTGTCTTCAACAATGTGCCTGAGGTTTGTGCATTGATACATAAATACGGTGCAAAATCTCTGGTTGATGCTGTCAGCATTTTTGGTGGTGCTCCATCCTGTATAGCAGAAGCAAAACCCATGATGTACAGCACTTCAACACAAAAATCTCTGGGGCTTCCTGCCGGCTTCGGTATTGCTTTTGTAAGTCCTGAAGGATTTGAAAAAGCAGAGAAGGTTGAAAACAGGGGCTACACTACAGATATTCTCGCTCAGGTTGAAAAGGCCCGCAATCTCCAGACTCTGACAACCCCGAATGGAACTCTGGTAAACCAGATGTGTGTTCAGCTTGATTATATTGTCAATGATGAAACCATTGAAAAAAGATTTGCCAGACATGAAGAAATGCGTGAGATGGCGCATGAATGGGTAGAGCAGATGGATGGATATTCTCTTTTCGCTCAGGAAGGGTACCGGTCTCCTTCCGTGTCAGCTGTTCAAACAGCTCCCGGAATGACTGTTGAGAAGCTGAAACAGGTTAAAGAAGCCATGCGCGGACACGGTTATCTTTTTGATCCGGGCTATGGCAAGATTAATAAGGAACTTGAAGCAAGCGGCCGTCAGCCTATTTTCAGAATAGGTCACATGGCTGATATCAGCCCGGAAATGCTTAAAAAATATCTGGAAATCCTCAGTGGAGTTTTAAAAGATATCAATTAAGATATTAATCTGTTCTTAACGATTTTATTTAAACATTTATGCCCCGTATGCAGCCCTGCATACGGGGCTTTTCTTATTGTGGCCTTTTCAAAGTCAGATAATATTTATCTCTCTGGTATTGTTTACTAAAAATATTAATAATTATGTTGCCCAAGTTTTAATGCATGTATTAAATAAAACTATTTTTTAACACTCTTAATTAGATTTGAGTTTATCAGTATCATAATAAGTGAGGAACTTATGAGCGATAGTTCGTTCAGGAATCCCCGTGGAAAGGGAAAAAAGCGTAATGACTGGCAGGACCATGAAACTGTTAATTTTAAGAAAGACAGAGTTGAGTCCGATCTGGAGCAACTGGCTCATGAATGTCGAGAGCTTACGGTTGATTATCTGAGTCGGGAATCTTTTTCTGCAACCCTGTGTGAAGTTGTGGGGGAAGCTTTGGATATTTTCAGTTCCAGATGTTCCGGCTACCATTTTGATCCTGAGCCTGCATGCCGCAAAGGATGCTACTACTGCTGCTGTGAGCAGGTTGATGTAACTCAGGCTGAGGCCGCATATATTGGGTTTAAACTGCTCAGCAGCTATACTGAATCAGAAATTAAGGACATTATGAAAGAAGTTGATCGTACTACTGTTGAAGTTGGAAACGGCAGGACAGCAGCAGTAGCTAAGACTCCATGTGTCTTTTTAAAGAATAATATCTGCGGAATTTATGAAGCTCGTCCACTGGCATGCCGCGGTCGGAATTCCTTTGATGAAATTGACTGTAAACTTAATTTCAAAGGGGATGGTTACTATGATTCCATTCAAAGCCACCAAATTCCGATGGACATTGCTGAGAGCATTCAGGAAGGGCTGCTTAGAGGAACAAAAAATCTTGGTCTCGAAGCCGGATTGCTTGATCTTCGCACAGCTGTAAAAATCATGCTTCATATCGGTGTTGCCGAGTGTGTTGACGCCTGGTTGCAGGGTGATTTCTTTTTTGGAAAATCAAGAAGTTTATAATATACTGTAATTATATAATATTTTTTGTAAAAGAGCTAGTTCTAAAAAGAACTAGCTCTTAACTTTTATGGCTTTTTCGGCTGGTGTATTTTTGATCTAACTTTTTTGAAGTGGATTTTTTTTTGATGTTGTGAAAAAAAATACAAATTGAGGGAACCCTCAGTTTTTGTTGATTAATTCATCTCCGGTTAAGTCGTTATAGGGCCTTAGCCCTTGTTCTATGGCGCTTTAGGCTGTTGACAACGATTATAAAGGCCTTTAATGATTTTTTTAGACTGAGTGCTCAGTCGGTTTTGGGGAACCGGAGGAATAATGACCAAAATGTCCAAGAAGAAGGCGGCAATTTTACAAGCTGCAACTGTTCTTTTTGCCAATCAGGGCTTTGCAGATACTTCAATGCAGGAGTTGTCTAAAGTAACCGGAGCGGCTGAAGGGACCATCTTTTATCATTTTAAAAACAAGGAAGGCCTGTTGCTGGCCATTCTTGAATCAACCAAAAACAGACTGGTTGAAGAATTCCGCAATTACATGGCGGACCGTGAATTTAAAGACGGCATTGAAATGATGGAAGACGTGGTCGGCTTTTACCTTCTACTTGCCGGTAGGATGGAGTATGATTTTTTACTGCTCCACAGGCTGTTTTTATACCACTTTGCTGAAAGTCGTCCTGAATTTCGGGAGAATTTGGAAGACATTTACAGCTGTCTGGTTGATTTTATTGAGCTACCAATCCTCAAAGGTCAGGAGGACGGTTCAATAGGCGACCTGAACCCAAGAAAAACAGCCCTTATCGTGTTCACTATGGTCGACGGGTTAGTGAGGTTTAAAAACTTCAATCTCTATGATGCGGGCGCGCTCTACAATGAGTTGATCGAGTCCATCCGCAGAATGTTGCAACCAATCAGGGGTGTTTGACAGATGCTTACAAAAGTTTTTCCATTTTTGGGCTGGTTCCGTAAGTACAGCGGAGCAACGCTTCGGGCGGATCTTATTTCGGGTCTGACTGTGGCTCTTGTACTTATCCCCCAGTCTATGGCTTATGCCCAGTTAGCGGGTATGCCAGCCTATTACGGTCTTTATGCTTCTCTGCTGCCGCCTATGGTGGCAGCTTTGTTCGGGTCCAGCAGACAGCTGGCGACCGGTCCGGTTGCCGTTGTTTCGCTTATGACCGCAGCTTCACTTGAACCTCTGGCAACAGCCGGAAGCAGTGGTTATATCGCATACGCGCTTCTGCTTGCTTTCCTTGTAGGACTTTTCCAGTTCCTGCTTGGAGTACTGAGGCTGGGACTTGTCGTAAACTTTTTATCCCACCCGGTTGTAAACGGTTTTACCAATGCCGCTGCAATCATAATTGCCTCCTCACAGCTTTCAAAGATGTTCGGAGTTTATGTGGATAAAGCCGAGCTGCATTATGCAACTATCATGCGGGTAGTCAGCTCAGCCATCCATTATACTCACTGGCCAACCCTTGGCATGGGAGTGCTGGCCTTTGCCATTATGGTCGGGCTGAGAAAAATAAATCCCAAAATACCAAATGTCCTGTGTGCGGTTGTGGTCACCACGGTTCTTTCATGGGCGGTTGGCTTCAATCATGATGCTACTGTTTCCATTGATTCCATAAAGTCTCCTGAAGTTCAGAAAATGATAACTGAATTTAATAAGTCAGTTGTCGGTATTGATACTCTTGCCCAGCAGCGCACGGCGACCGTGGCTAAAGAGGAAGAAGCAAAGCAGGGACACGACATGGTGGCTTTTTATGATGCCGAGCATGACCTGAACGTCATAAATTATGAGGTCAATCTGCTTAAGCATAAATCCCACGAGTATCGTAAGGGCATCAGAGACAGTTTATTCAGCGGTGTTGAGTCTGACGGGAAATTGGCTTTTTATCTGAAAGGCAGTGAACCCGCAGGCGTTGAAACTGATGGCAGGACATGGAGACTCAAGGTCGGCAATAAAGTTCTTAAGACCGATTCTCTGAAAATGATGGGTGGTGGAGCTGTTGTCGGTAACGTTCCTTCAGGATTTCCTCCGCTTGTGCTCCCCAATCTTGATATAAAGGTCATGCTGCGTCTGCTGCCTTTTGCAGTTATTATTTCACTGCTTGGATTTATGGAAGCTATCTCAATTGCTAAGGCCATGGCTGCAAAAACAGGTCAGCGTCTTGACCCGAATCAGGAACTCATCGGTCAGGGGCTGGCTAATATGGTCGGTTCATGCGCCAGCAGTTATCCTGCTTCCGGTTCTTTCTCCAGATCGGCGGTTAACCTTCAGGCCGGGGCGGTGACAGGTTTATCCAGTGTTTTCACTACAGTCGTTGTAGCTGTAGCACTGCTTTTCTTTACCCCGCTGCTTTACCATCTGCCACAGGCTGTGCTTGCAGCAGTTATCATGATGGCTGTTATCGGTCTTATCAACGCTTCCGGTTTTATTCATGCATGGAAAGCCCAGCGTTATGACGGAGCTATCTCCATCATAACTTTTGTGGGAACTCTGTCTTTTGCTCCCCATCTTGATAAGGGCATAATGATCGGTGTTGTGCTTTCACTTTGCGTATTCCTTTACAAAAGTATGCGTCCAAAAGTCGCAGAACTTTCAAAGAACGAGGACGATGTTCTCAGGGATGCAACAACACACGGACTGAAAGTTTGTGATCATATCGCAGTTGTCCGTTTTGACGGTCCTCTGTTTTTTGCAAATGCCAGCTTCCTTGAAGATCAGATAACTGACAGAATGATGTCCATGAAAAAGCTTCAGCACATTATTCTGGTCTGCAACGGAATAAATGATATTGACGCATCCGGTGAAGAAGCTCTTTCTCTGATTGTTGACAACGTTCGCAGTGCAGGACTTGATATCTCACTGACCGGAGTCAATGAGCAGGTTATGGAAGTGCTCAAGAGAACCCATCTT is a genomic window containing:
- a CDS encoding ATP-binding protein → MIRLKGMSLKNKFFFSTLGVILTISVIIAFLARWILVSSLTSELKLRGVSIAHSVAERGTGDVLDNNPAHLLSLLYDEAKLRERQHLIAYIFVLDRDDHVLSHTFTVPFPHGLAIANPVSAESDQSVRMIDFGKQSAYDIGVPVKEGLYRIGTVHVGLNKTHIDELVGKLRVTFLGFISIVIVILFIVSHRMAEYITRPISKLTSISDKLSKGNFEVSLDQLEEFEGWNVSDCPVYTNTDLPCWHLDRPGDYYLSDCKNFPDHDCCDCSFYVKRDGDEVVQLGDSFRNMVWSIKLYRRRLRESEEKYRSLFNSGPDPVLVVDCAEFTILDANPRAKELYGYSRDEFIGIPFLKLGPDSNAACIKAFEEYGESSESVYYPKILHYKKGGDPFYVNMHVCPITYRGTPAIIIGVTDITQIIEKDAQLVQAAKMKSLGEMSAGVAHEVNQPLNAIKMGSEYLSLMVEMGREIPPEQLDKVVSEISRQVDRAAEIIDTLRSFSRKSGMLTEEVDINTPVKSVLALITRQFELQNITINLDLDDNLPPVTAQDNRLQQVFFNILNNARDSILEKSEDKKYDGIVEISTYADSNYVYSSFKDNGTGISKDVLDKIFEPFFSTKEVGHGMGLGLAITYGIVEDYKGRIDISSEYGEGTTFIVSFPRIVAEADCIKEN
- a CDS encoding response regulator is translated as MSKILVIDDERATLDMFSMLMSVYGHEVLTAENGELGVEIFDTERPELVMTDIKMPGMDGIEVLRRIKALDREAEVIVITGHGDMDIAIKALNLDATDFLNKPVKREAVEKALKFSEERLELARNKKKEIEIQEIVGRPVIRIRGSITSHSEKALREHFSKILDMKRKFAFLFFEQNSSINGAGITALKSVIEEARESGCRSIVVGLSDNFKNVFDTMGISKMVQFFDSEQQALEECC
- the mltG gene encoding endolytic transglycosylase MltG yields the protein MEQQNQKESGQPGGDSNSENMARRGIVLRFVIPSIAVVSFLAMVVGSWFLYRTWDFLNIPPESQGRKINFIIEPGQTLWQVSANLAKAGLIKDSKRFRGYAQAEKKGGNVRAGEFNLYTNMTAPEVLTEITTTSGILHKLSVREGLNWWQTAKIAEEAGLTTYSDFKKAVYNRELIKKYNIPADNLEGYLFPETYMLTRPQKETGTIIAETMVREFFKAAHKAWPDGLPSPKKIHETLILASLVEKETGDISERRTIAGVFANRLRKGYLLQSDPTIIYGLGEDFDGNLHKSQLQDKTNTYNTYRHRGLPPGPICSPGLASIEAAINPEKNNYLYFVAKGDGSHYFSRSLKEHNNAVKKYQLRRNRKTYRSY
- the ruvX gene encoding Holliday junction resolvase RuvX, producing MKNLGIDFGLKRVGLAISDTEGIFAFPLKVIERTTRDALFTELLEIIEREKVENIVLGLPLSLEGEDTLTTRQVRNFAKSLERRTEIPIHLVDERFSSITAEEELKEAGRWNSKTKKNLDSQAATVILRTWLEGA
- a CDS encoding FAD-binding and (Fe-S)-binding domain-containing protein; amino-acid sequence: MPQLGPHISISAEELMNRVLGIDPYDFKGWPEYVRSLASSIAAELFLVRYNPFIDQELVRKSVSRNLTVARPTLSGEYPQILSRAIENFWLKQDADREFRDRLVEKLREFLPEKSIGINPDTLVQSATDATDLRIELPIAVLFPEKTDQIQAIVRLANEMQFGIIPRGGGTGLTGGAIPAMDRTVILSLSRFKNILSINKEELTLCTQAGVITLDAIKATAKKGLLFTVDPASKAGSSIGGNISENSGGPFAFEYGTTIDNIQSFKMVMPRGELIEVRRKDHPGHKVFEGEKAVFEVYDCKGGLTETLELSADEIRSPGLGKDVTNKFLGGLPGVQKEGVDGIITEACFALYPQPEHSRVLCLEFFGRSMLNAMNVIKDIVGLRDKIREEGDLVKISALEEFGPKYVQAINYTTKSTTYEGEPISVLILQLDSDDQDALQSAVDTILSIAQPYDGVDIFAARDDKEAELFWEDRHKLSAISKRTSGFKVNEDIVIPLEVVPEFSTFLEDLNLIFLAKIYRKSLLSLKDISDFPIDEPKVELAFERTTSILKGKLTGSDMSDQELESQIRYLFQELRDQFPKLDSKIKAIYDKLQAQRIVIANHMHAGDGNCHVNIPVNSNDPEMLNSAYDAVDHVFKKVIELKGEITGEHGIGITKIDYLSDEKIAAIRQYKEKVDPLNILNPGKLTRREVPSPAYTFSFNRLINDLDKTAIKDKEHLIDLLRNIQTCTRCGKCKQVCPMYFPQKGLMYHPRNKNIALGALIEAIYYSQVQKGEPSPELMTRLRKLMEHCTACGRCTAVCPVKIDSAGSALQIRSFLEYKGKGGHPIKNLALQFVAKDPESRLPKVAKFLSISASAQSKAIGLIPGHWRRRIDSPLFQSKTPAMDLKNLSEDLSLATGSMFVSGTTPSQAVFYFPGCGASLFSRSIGMATLYLLHKAGVNVVMPSKHLCCGYPLLASGCAEAYNTNRHRNINDIQYKLAKASLAGLEVNTILTACGTCRESLESYTFGSELGRSLEHKDAVQYLIEHAGSLPLEALMDDSEVIYHSSCHTEWTDTPKAKAPEIYRSSLAELLGTEVTLSPGCCGESGLGAITSPSIYNKLRERKTSQLRNDLTGKRKDVPVLVGCPSCKVGIKRSIDNLKKSNRVMHTVEFLAELVGGPKWQKDFKKIVDKARRQDSLVFL